A genomic region of Oryza glaberrima chromosome 1, OglaRS2, whole genome shotgun sequence contains the following coding sequences:
- the LOC127757112 gene encoding uncharacterized protein LOC127757112, protein MVMAMEKKRFPTLAQVAKMASLLLLFLLLPLVPSSLRQPYLYLLFNALVVALGVEAGFLAAISSGPRDDKLLPKPAAAAAALRLSHSNRPGEVDVAAAATNGRHHHVNGSSSSSAVIVAASPSLTPKAAALEAAAGSRDVVVIAGGAMPAAAAAKKSKKMRRCPSRASLFFIGGGDGEDVVVHEEEEGCWTKGGGGGGGEQMMSKQELFTKAEAFIGNFYKQLKMQREESWKKLQDLYHHHHHHYKTTAL, encoded by the coding sequence ATGGTGATGGCCATGGAGAAGAAGAGGTTTCCAACGCTGGCCCAGGTGGCCAAGATGgcgtccctcctcctcctcttcctcctcctccccttggTGCCTTCCTCCCTCAGGCAGCCCTACCTCTACCTCCTCTTCAACGCCCTCGTCGTCGCCCTCGGCGTCGAGGCCGGCTtcctcgccgccatctccaGCGGCCCGCGCGACGACAAGCTGCTGCccaagccggccgccgccgccgcagctctgAGGCTGAGCCACAGCAATAGACCAGGTGAAGTCGACGTCGCTGCGGCGGCGACCAACGGTCGTCATCACCATGTCAACggtagtagcagtagcagcgCTGTAATTGTGGCCGCTTCACCATCCTTGAcaccgaaggcggcggcgttaGAGGCTGCAGCCGGCAGCAGggacgtcgtcgtcatcgccggcggtgccatgccggcggcagcggcggccaaGAAGTCCAAGAAGATGAGGAGGTGCCCGTCGAGGGCGAGCCTCTTCTTCATcgggggcggggacggcgaggacgtcgtcgtccacgaggaggaggaagggtgctggacgaagggcggcggcgggggcggcggcgagcagatgATGAGCAAGCAAGAGCTGTTCACCAAGGCGGAGGCGTTCATCGGCAACTTCTACAAGCAGCTCAAGATGCAGAGGGAGGAGTCGTGGAAGAAGTTGCAGGATctgtaccaccaccaccaccaccactacaaGACCACGGCCTTGTAG